From Myxococcota bacterium, a single genomic window includes:
- a CDS encoding DnaJ domain-containing protein: MGSSTDGEAASNEAAKAGARVDLPDAFQREIREFAKALPSLNYYDVLGVPREAEPAEIRDAFFQRSKTYHPDRYFKKELGPYGELLHEVYKRIVAAHDVLRDSKLRGAYDRSLTPTTAESRPVVLPPPAVPVSRAPTSGRGASLRSRLGLKSPGLMLVSLQRQLEQSRARAAKQFEAAMLQKKNGDWARAAQLVELALAFDPREKRYHDELAEILPRANAERASEVRRKAEILLRGDRAGAAELLEEAAQLSPTDAELAHKLAELLAGLEGGLEKAAVYVERAVSLDEENVRFRKAAGEIYRKSGDSQKARKHLQKAWELDPMDKGIRQALHTLPASDAAKETS, from the coding sequence CGACGCGTTCCAGCGCGAGATCCGCGAGTTCGCCAAGGCGCTGCCCTCGCTGAACTACTACGACGTGCTCGGCGTCCCGCGCGAAGCCGAGCCCGCCGAGATCCGCGACGCGTTCTTCCAGCGCTCGAAGACCTATCACCCGGACCGCTACTTCAAGAAGGAGCTGGGCCCGTACGGCGAGCTCTTGCACGAAGTCTACAAGCGCATCGTCGCCGCACACGACGTGCTGCGCGACTCGAAGCTGCGCGGCGCGTACGACCGGTCACTCACTCCGACCACCGCCGAGTCACGACCCGTGGTGCTGCCGCCGCCGGCGGTGCCGGTCTCGCGCGCGCCCACCTCGGGACGCGGCGCCTCGCTGCGCAGCCGCCTGGGCCTGAAGTCTCCGGGCCTCATGCTGGTCTCGCTGCAGCGCCAGCTGGAACAGAGCCGCGCGCGCGCCGCCAAGCAGTTCGAGGCCGCCATGCTGCAGAAGAAGAACGGTGACTGGGCGCGCGCCGCGCAGCTGGTCGAGCTGGCGCTCGCCTTCGACCCGCGCGAGAAGCGCTACCACGACGAGCTGGCCGAGATCCTGCCGCGCGCCAACGCGGAGCGCGCCTCCGAGGTGCGCCGCAAGGCCGAGATCCTGCTGCGCGGCGACCGCGCGGGCGCAGCCGAGCTCTTGGAAGAAGCGGCCCAGCTCTCGCCCACCGACGCCGAGCTCGCCCACAAGCTGGCCGAGCTCCTGGCCGGGCTCGAGGGCGGGCTCGAGAAGGCCGCGGTGTACGTCGAGCGCGCGGTGTCGCTCGACGAGGAGAACGTGCGCTTCCGCAAGGCCGCCGGCGAGATCTATCGCAAGTCCGGCGACTCACAGAAGGCCCGCAAGCACCTGCAGAAGGCCTGGGAGCTCGATCCGATGGACAAGGGCATCCGACAGGCCCTCCACACGCTGCCCGCCTCCGATGCAGCGAAGGAAACATCATGA